In Zingiber officinale cultivar Zhangliang chromosome 8B, Zo_v1.1, whole genome shotgun sequence, a single genomic region encodes these proteins:
- the LOC122017304 gene encoding leucine-rich repeat receptor protein kinase HPCA1-like isoform X2 has product MGILHQELNLKCLLLLLILNLCTLNVSEETQTLESEALALYSISSYWQNKPTSWVGSDPCGNNWVGLNCSNRHIIKIILPGLNISGTLSEDIQNLTELVILDLSSNKGLGGPIPRTIGNLVKLQRLILTGCRFTGSIPPELGMLASLRFLSVGSNRLNGSIPSEIGNLTLLVWFDITRNKISGSLPISDGTNLGLDLLTKCQHFHFGRNNLSGSIPAELFHSEMVLKHMLFDHNQFTGSIPPTLGLVTTIKALRLDRNGLSGAVPSNLNNLTILGELQINDNQLSGSLPNLTGMNALAYVDMSNNSFDQSDIPPWFSTLMNLTTLKLNNLQISGVLPTSLFSIPSLQAVHLRHNLINGTLDLGSAPSTNLTLVDVRENRIQTMANVPNRGNLNIQLDGNFYCNQPGASAQYCNVPPPPNPSSYVTPSPNCGNLVCPSDQKESPKCSCSYPFEGTLVFKFIAFSNMYTNFTYYTLLEVGLIKIFQQFQLPAIPILQDPRMDEYDYFDIDLSIFPSNTDRFSQAEVAQLTNLFTNTTFSQPDPYGPYYLEAVPYPTFHEAVSKSNRVPAIVGGVIGGFAAAALIVGLLIFALCQRRKARKAKELSQGFGVWTTSGSGSDIPQLKGSRLFTFEELKKCTNNFAESSILGSGGYGRVYRGLLDQGKLVAVKRAQEGSLQGGQEFKTEIEMLSRVHHRNLVSLVGFCLDQNEQILVYEYIPNGTLRDSLSGKSGVYLDWKKRLRVALGAARGLTYLHELANPRIIHRDVKSNNILLDHHLHAKVSDFGLCKPLSDDKKGCVTTQVKGTMGYLDPEYYTTQHLTEKSDVYSFGVVLLEIVTARKPLERGRYVVREVRNAIGRSRDLQGLNELLDPGICHNGSLTGVKRYIDLALKCVEESSSERPCMSEVAKEIENIMVLAGMNPNIASETTSASFGAANKNFNSDDDASFEYSGEPYSLRTVLPK; this is encoded by the exons ATGGGAATCCTGCATCAAGAACTGAACCTGAAATGCCTGCTGCTGCTGCTCATCTTAAACTTGTGCACTCTAAACGTCTCAGAAGAGACACAGACACTCGAGAGTGAAG CTCTTGCTCTGTATAGCATATCTAGTTATTGGCAGAACAAACCAACAAGCTGGGTAGGTTCAGATCCTTGTGGTAATAACTGGGTTGGACTCAACTGTTCTAATCGTCACATCATTAAAAT AATTCTTCCTGGCTTAAACATCAGCGGGACGCTCTCTGAAGACATCCAGAATTTGACTGAGTTGGTAATCTT GGATCTGTCTTCCAATAAAGGTTTGGGTGGGCCAATTCCAAGAACCATTGGGAACCTGGTGAAGCTTCAAAGATT GATCCTTACTGGTTGCAGATTCACTGGTTCCATTCCACCAGAGTTAGGCATGTTGGCAAGCCTCAGATTTCT ATCAGTGGGCTCTAACCGGTTGAACGGATCGATTCCTAGCGAGATAGGCAATCTGACATTGCTGGTCTGGTTTGACATCACAAGGAATAAGATATCTGGTTCACTCCCTATTTCCGATGGCACAAACTTGGGCCTGGATTTGTTGACTAAGTGCCAGCACTT CCATTTTGGAAGGAACAATTTATCGGGGTCCATTCCAGCCGAACTGTTCCACTCTGAGATGGTTCTGAAGCATAT GCTGTTTGATCACAATCAATTCACAGGCAGCATTCCTCCAACGCTAGGACTTGTCACTACCATAAAGGCTTT GCGCCTTGACAGAAACGGACTTAGTGGAGCAGTTCCTTCCAACCTCAATAACCTTACGATCCTTGGCGAACT GCAAATAAATGACAATCAGCTGAGTGGCTCCTTGCCAAACCTAACAGGAATGAATGCCCTCGCCTATGT GGACATGAGCAACAACTCATTTGATCAATCTGATATTCCACCTTGGTTCTCAACCTTGATGAACTTGACTACTTT GAAATTGAATAACTTACAGATATCAGGAGTTCTACCGACATCTTTGTTCAGCATTCCGTCATTGCAGGCAGT GCATCTGCGGCACAACCTGATCAATGGCACACTTGACCTGGGCAGTGCGCCGAGCACAAACCTTACTCTTGTTGATGTGCGGGAAAACAGAATTCAAACTATGGCTAATGTGCCAAACCGAGGCAACCTAAACATTCA ACTTGACGGAAACTTTTACTGCAATCAGCCAGGAGCTTCAGCACAGTACTGCAATGTACCACCGCCACCAAATCCCAGTAGTTACGTCACTCCGTCGCCAAATTGTGGAAACCTCGTTTGCCCTTCGGATCAGAAAGAGAGCCCAAAATGCTCTTGCTCATATCCCTTTGAAGGAACACTTGTTTTTAAATTTATAGCCTTCTCCAACATGTACACTAACTTCACATACTACACTTTATTAGAGGTTGGTCTTATCAAGATCTTTCAGCAGTTCCAGCTTCCTGCTATTCCAATCCTCCAAGACCCCAGAATGGATGAGTACGATTACTTCGACATTGATTTGTCGATCTTTCCGTCGAATACGGATCGCTTTAGCCAAGCCGAGGTTGCTCAACTTACCAACCTATTCACCAACACGACTTTCTCGCAACCTGATCCTTACGGACCTTATTATCTTGAAGCAGTACCTTATCCAACTTTTCACG AAGCAGTTTCCAAATCGAATAGAGTTCCTGCAATTGTAGGAGGGGTAATAGGAGGGTTTGCTGCTGCTGCTTTGATCGTCGGTCTGTTAATTTTCGCCCTTTGCCAGAGAAGAAAGGCTCGAAAGGCCAAAGAATTATCTCAAGGTTTTG GTGTATGGACCACAAGTGGAAGTGGCAGTGATATTCCTCAGCTGAAAGGTTCAAGATTGTTCACTTTTGAAGAACTAAAGAAGTGCACCAACAACTTCGCAGAATCCAGCATTCTTGGGAGTGGCGGCTATGGAAGA GTTTACAGAGGATTGCTGGATCAGGGGAAACTAGTTGCAGTGAAAAGAGCTCAGGAGGGATCTTTGCAGGGTGGTCAGGAATTCAAAACTGAGATCGAGATGCTGAGCAGGGTTCACCACAGGAACCTTGTCAGTCTCGTCGGCTTCTGCTTGGATCAAAATGAACAAATATTAGTGTACGAATACATTCCTAATGGCACATTAAGAGATAGTCTCTCAG GGAAATCTGGAGTCTACCTGGATTGGAAGAAAAGGCTGAGAGTAGCACTTGGTGCAGCCAGAGGACTGACTTACCTGCATGAGCTTGCGAACCCCAGAATCATCCATAGAGATGTCAAGTCCAACAACATCCTCCTCGACCACCATCTCCATGCGAAGGTCTCAGACTTTGGGCTTTGCAAGCCACTGAGCGATGACAAGAAAGGCTGCGTTACCACACAAGTCAAAGGAACAATG GGATATCTTGATCCTGAATACTACACGACTCAGCACTTGACGGAGAAGAGCGACGTCTACAGCTTCGGCGTTGTGCTTTTGGAAATTGTCACTGCCCGGAAACCGCTTGAGCGAGGGCGATACGTCGTGAGGGAGGTAAGGAATGCCATCGGCAGGTCTAGAGACCTGCAAGGCTTGAATGAGCTTCTTGATCCTGGCATTTGCCATAACGGCTCATTGACAGGGGTCAAGAGGTACATTGACTTGGCCTTAAAATGTGTGGAGGAATCAAGCTCAGAGAGGCCATGTATGAGCGAGGTGGCTAAGGAGATTGAGAACATAATGGTTTTGGCTGGCATGAACCCTAACATTGCATCAGAAACTACTTCTGCGAGCTTTGGAGCAGCCAACAAGAACTTCAACAGTGATGATGATGCTTCCTTCGAGTACAGTGGTGAACCATATTCTCTAAGAACAGTCCTGCCCAAGTGA
- the LOC122017304 gene encoding leucine-rich repeat receptor protein kinase HPCA1-like isoform X1: MGILHQELNLKCLLLLLILNLCTLNVSEETQTLESEALALYSISSYWQNKPTSWVGSDPCGNNWVGLNCSNRHIIKIILPGLNISGTLSEDIQNLTELVILDLSSNKGLGGPIPRTIGNLVKLQRLILTGCRFTGSIPPELGMLASLRFLSVGSNRLNGSIPSEIGNLTLLVWFDITRNKISGSLPISDGTNLGLDLLTKCQHFHFGRNNLSGSIPAELFHSEMVLKHMLFDHNQFTGSIPPTLGLVTTIKALRLDRNGLSGAVPSNLNNLTILGELQINDNQLSGSLPNLTGMNALAYVDMSNNSFDQSDIPPWFSTLMNLTTLKLNNLQISGVLPTSLFSIPSLQAVHLRHNLINGTLDLGSAPSTNLTLVDVRENRIQTMANVPNRGNLNIQLDGNFYCNQPGASAQYCNVPPPPNPSSYVTPSPNCGNLVCPSDQKESPKCSCSYPFEGTLVFKFIAFSNMYTNFTYYTLLEVGLIKIFQQFQLPAIPILQDPRMDEYDYFDIDLSIFPSNTDRFSQAEVAQLTNLFTNTTFSQPDPYGPYYLEAVPYPTFHEAVSKSNRVPAIVGGVIGGFAAAALIVGLLIFALCQRRKARKAKELSQGFAGVWTTSGSGSDIPQLKGSRLFTFEELKKCTNNFAESSILGSGGYGRVYRGLLDQGKLVAVKRAQEGSLQGGQEFKTEIEMLSRVHHRNLVSLVGFCLDQNEQILVYEYIPNGTLRDSLSGKSGVYLDWKKRLRVALGAARGLTYLHELANPRIIHRDVKSNNILLDHHLHAKVSDFGLCKPLSDDKKGCVTTQVKGTMGYLDPEYYTTQHLTEKSDVYSFGVVLLEIVTARKPLERGRYVVREVRNAIGRSRDLQGLNELLDPGICHNGSLTGVKRYIDLALKCVEESSSERPCMSEVAKEIENIMVLAGMNPNIASETTSASFGAANKNFNSDDDASFEYSGEPYSLRTVLPK; encoded by the exons ATGGGAATCCTGCATCAAGAACTGAACCTGAAATGCCTGCTGCTGCTGCTCATCTTAAACTTGTGCACTCTAAACGTCTCAGAAGAGACACAGACACTCGAGAGTGAAG CTCTTGCTCTGTATAGCATATCTAGTTATTGGCAGAACAAACCAACAAGCTGGGTAGGTTCAGATCCTTGTGGTAATAACTGGGTTGGACTCAACTGTTCTAATCGTCACATCATTAAAAT AATTCTTCCTGGCTTAAACATCAGCGGGACGCTCTCTGAAGACATCCAGAATTTGACTGAGTTGGTAATCTT GGATCTGTCTTCCAATAAAGGTTTGGGTGGGCCAATTCCAAGAACCATTGGGAACCTGGTGAAGCTTCAAAGATT GATCCTTACTGGTTGCAGATTCACTGGTTCCATTCCACCAGAGTTAGGCATGTTGGCAAGCCTCAGATTTCT ATCAGTGGGCTCTAACCGGTTGAACGGATCGATTCCTAGCGAGATAGGCAATCTGACATTGCTGGTCTGGTTTGACATCACAAGGAATAAGATATCTGGTTCACTCCCTATTTCCGATGGCACAAACTTGGGCCTGGATTTGTTGACTAAGTGCCAGCACTT CCATTTTGGAAGGAACAATTTATCGGGGTCCATTCCAGCCGAACTGTTCCACTCTGAGATGGTTCTGAAGCATAT GCTGTTTGATCACAATCAATTCACAGGCAGCATTCCTCCAACGCTAGGACTTGTCACTACCATAAAGGCTTT GCGCCTTGACAGAAACGGACTTAGTGGAGCAGTTCCTTCCAACCTCAATAACCTTACGATCCTTGGCGAACT GCAAATAAATGACAATCAGCTGAGTGGCTCCTTGCCAAACCTAACAGGAATGAATGCCCTCGCCTATGT GGACATGAGCAACAACTCATTTGATCAATCTGATATTCCACCTTGGTTCTCAACCTTGATGAACTTGACTACTTT GAAATTGAATAACTTACAGATATCAGGAGTTCTACCGACATCTTTGTTCAGCATTCCGTCATTGCAGGCAGT GCATCTGCGGCACAACCTGATCAATGGCACACTTGACCTGGGCAGTGCGCCGAGCACAAACCTTACTCTTGTTGATGTGCGGGAAAACAGAATTCAAACTATGGCTAATGTGCCAAACCGAGGCAACCTAAACATTCA ACTTGACGGAAACTTTTACTGCAATCAGCCAGGAGCTTCAGCACAGTACTGCAATGTACCACCGCCACCAAATCCCAGTAGTTACGTCACTCCGTCGCCAAATTGTGGAAACCTCGTTTGCCCTTCGGATCAGAAAGAGAGCCCAAAATGCTCTTGCTCATATCCCTTTGAAGGAACACTTGTTTTTAAATTTATAGCCTTCTCCAACATGTACACTAACTTCACATACTACACTTTATTAGAGGTTGGTCTTATCAAGATCTTTCAGCAGTTCCAGCTTCCTGCTATTCCAATCCTCCAAGACCCCAGAATGGATGAGTACGATTACTTCGACATTGATTTGTCGATCTTTCCGTCGAATACGGATCGCTTTAGCCAAGCCGAGGTTGCTCAACTTACCAACCTATTCACCAACACGACTTTCTCGCAACCTGATCCTTACGGACCTTATTATCTTGAAGCAGTACCTTATCCAACTTTTCACG AAGCAGTTTCCAAATCGAATAGAGTTCCTGCAATTGTAGGAGGGGTAATAGGAGGGTTTGCTGCTGCTGCTTTGATCGTCGGTCTGTTAATTTTCGCCCTTTGCCAGAGAAGAAAGGCTCGAAAGGCCAAAGAATTATCTCAAGGTTTTG CAGGTGTATGGACCACAAGTGGAAGTGGCAGTGATATTCCTCAGCTGAAAGGTTCAAGATTGTTCACTTTTGAAGAACTAAAGAAGTGCACCAACAACTTCGCAGAATCCAGCATTCTTGGGAGTGGCGGCTATGGAAGA GTTTACAGAGGATTGCTGGATCAGGGGAAACTAGTTGCAGTGAAAAGAGCTCAGGAGGGATCTTTGCAGGGTGGTCAGGAATTCAAAACTGAGATCGAGATGCTGAGCAGGGTTCACCACAGGAACCTTGTCAGTCTCGTCGGCTTCTGCTTGGATCAAAATGAACAAATATTAGTGTACGAATACATTCCTAATGGCACATTAAGAGATAGTCTCTCAG GGAAATCTGGAGTCTACCTGGATTGGAAGAAAAGGCTGAGAGTAGCACTTGGTGCAGCCAGAGGACTGACTTACCTGCATGAGCTTGCGAACCCCAGAATCATCCATAGAGATGTCAAGTCCAACAACATCCTCCTCGACCACCATCTCCATGCGAAGGTCTCAGACTTTGGGCTTTGCAAGCCACTGAGCGATGACAAGAAAGGCTGCGTTACCACACAAGTCAAAGGAACAATG GGATATCTTGATCCTGAATACTACACGACTCAGCACTTGACGGAGAAGAGCGACGTCTACAGCTTCGGCGTTGTGCTTTTGGAAATTGTCACTGCCCGGAAACCGCTTGAGCGAGGGCGATACGTCGTGAGGGAGGTAAGGAATGCCATCGGCAGGTCTAGAGACCTGCAAGGCTTGAATGAGCTTCTTGATCCTGGCATTTGCCATAACGGCTCATTGACAGGGGTCAAGAGGTACATTGACTTGGCCTTAAAATGTGTGGAGGAATCAAGCTCAGAGAGGCCATGTATGAGCGAGGTGGCTAAGGAGATTGAGAACATAATGGTTTTGGCTGGCATGAACCCTAACATTGCATCAGAAACTACTTCTGCGAGCTTTGGAGCAGCCAACAAGAACTTCAACAGTGATGATGATGCTTCCTTCGAGTACAGTGGTGAACCATATTCTCTAAGAACAGTCCTGCCCAAGTGA
- the LOC122017304 gene encoding leucine-rich repeat receptor protein kinase HPCA1-like isoform X3 encodes MLASLRFLSVGSNRLNGSIPSEIGNLTLLVWFDITRNKISGSLPISDGTNLGLDLLTKCQHFHFGRNNLSGSIPAELFHSEMVLKHMLFDHNQFTGSIPPTLGLVTTIKALRLDRNGLSGAVPSNLNNLTILGELQINDNQLSGSLPNLTGMNALAYVDMSNNSFDQSDIPPWFSTLMNLTTLKLNNLQISGVLPTSLFSIPSLQAVHLRHNLINGTLDLGSAPSTNLTLVDVRENRIQTMANVPNRGNLNIQLDGNFYCNQPGASAQYCNVPPPPNPSSYVTPSPNCGNLVCPSDQKESPKCSCSYPFEGTLVFKFIAFSNMYTNFTYYTLLEVGLIKIFQQFQLPAIPILQDPRMDEYDYFDIDLSIFPSNTDRFSQAEVAQLTNLFTNTTFSQPDPYGPYYLEAVPYPTFHEAVSKSNRVPAIVGGVIGGFAAAALIVGLLIFALCQRRKARKAKELSQGFAGVWTTSGSGSDIPQLKGSRLFTFEELKKCTNNFAESSILGSGGYGRVYRGLLDQGKLVAVKRAQEGSLQGGQEFKTEIEMLSRVHHRNLVSLVGFCLDQNEQILVYEYIPNGTLRDSLSGKSGVYLDWKKRLRVALGAARGLTYLHELANPRIIHRDVKSNNILLDHHLHAKVSDFGLCKPLSDDKKGCVTTQVKGTMGYLDPEYYTTQHLTEKSDVYSFGVVLLEIVTARKPLERGRYVVREVRNAIGRSRDLQGLNELLDPGICHNGSLTGVKRYIDLALKCVEESSSERPCMSEVAKEIENIMVLAGMNPNIASETTSASFGAANKNFNSDDDASFEYSGEPYSLRTVLPK; translated from the exons ATGTTGGCAAGCCTCAGATTTCT ATCAGTGGGCTCTAACCGGTTGAACGGATCGATTCCTAGCGAGATAGGCAATCTGACATTGCTGGTCTGGTTTGACATCACAAGGAATAAGATATCTGGTTCACTCCCTATTTCCGATGGCACAAACTTGGGCCTGGATTTGTTGACTAAGTGCCAGCACTT CCATTTTGGAAGGAACAATTTATCGGGGTCCATTCCAGCCGAACTGTTCCACTCTGAGATGGTTCTGAAGCATAT GCTGTTTGATCACAATCAATTCACAGGCAGCATTCCTCCAACGCTAGGACTTGTCACTACCATAAAGGCTTT GCGCCTTGACAGAAACGGACTTAGTGGAGCAGTTCCTTCCAACCTCAATAACCTTACGATCCTTGGCGAACT GCAAATAAATGACAATCAGCTGAGTGGCTCCTTGCCAAACCTAACAGGAATGAATGCCCTCGCCTATGT GGACATGAGCAACAACTCATTTGATCAATCTGATATTCCACCTTGGTTCTCAACCTTGATGAACTTGACTACTTT GAAATTGAATAACTTACAGATATCAGGAGTTCTACCGACATCTTTGTTCAGCATTCCGTCATTGCAGGCAGT GCATCTGCGGCACAACCTGATCAATGGCACACTTGACCTGGGCAGTGCGCCGAGCACAAACCTTACTCTTGTTGATGTGCGGGAAAACAGAATTCAAACTATGGCTAATGTGCCAAACCGAGGCAACCTAAACATTCA ACTTGACGGAAACTTTTACTGCAATCAGCCAGGAGCTTCAGCACAGTACTGCAATGTACCACCGCCACCAAATCCCAGTAGTTACGTCACTCCGTCGCCAAATTGTGGAAACCTCGTTTGCCCTTCGGATCAGAAAGAGAGCCCAAAATGCTCTTGCTCATATCCCTTTGAAGGAACACTTGTTTTTAAATTTATAGCCTTCTCCAACATGTACACTAACTTCACATACTACACTTTATTAGAGGTTGGTCTTATCAAGATCTTTCAGCAGTTCCAGCTTCCTGCTATTCCAATCCTCCAAGACCCCAGAATGGATGAGTACGATTACTTCGACATTGATTTGTCGATCTTTCCGTCGAATACGGATCGCTTTAGCCAAGCCGAGGTTGCTCAACTTACCAACCTATTCACCAACACGACTTTCTCGCAACCTGATCCTTACGGACCTTATTATCTTGAAGCAGTACCTTATCCAACTTTTCACG AAGCAGTTTCCAAATCGAATAGAGTTCCTGCAATTGTAGGAGGGGTAATAGGAGGGTTTGCTGCTGCTGCTTTGATCGTCGGTCTGTTAATTTTCGCCCTTTGCCAGAGAAGAAAGGCTCGAAAGGCCAAAGAATTATCTCAAGGTTTTG CAGGTGTATGGACCACAAGTGGAAGTGGCAGTGATATTCCTCAGCTGAAAGGTTCAAGATTGTTCACTTTTGAAGAACTAAAGAAGTGCACCAACAACTTCGCAGAATCCAGCATTCTTGGGAGTGGCGGCTATGGAAGA GTTTACAGAGGATTGCTGGATCAGGGGAAACTAGTTGCAGTGAAAAGAGCTCAGGAGGGATCTTTGCAGGGTGGTCAGGAATTCAAAACTGAGATCGAGATGCTGAGCAGGGTTCACCACAGGAACCTTGTCAGTCTCGTCGGCTTCTGCTTGGATCAAAATGAACAAATATTAGTGTACGAATACATTCCTAATGGCACATTAAGAGATAGTCTCTCAG GGAAATCTGGAGTCTACCTGGATTGGAAGAAAAGGCTGAGAGTAGCACTTGGTGCAGCCAGAGGACTGACTTACCTGCATGAGCTTGCGAACCCCAGAATCATCCATAGAGATGTCAAGTCCAACAACATCCTCCTCGACCACCATCTCCATGCGAAGGTCTCAGACTTTGGGCTTTGCAAGCCACTGAGCGATGACAAGAAAGGCTGCGTTACCACACAAGTCAAAGGAACAATG GGATATCTTGATCCTGAATACTACACGACTCAGCACTTGACGGAGAAGAGCGACGTCTACAGCTTCGGCGTTGTGCTTTTGGAAATTGTCACTGCCCGGAAACCGCTTGAGCGAGGGCGATACGTCGTGAGGGAGGTAAGGAATGCCATCGGCAGGTCTAGAGACCTGCAAGGCTTGAATGAGCTTCTTGATCCTGGCATTTGCCATAACGGCTCATTGACAGGGGTCAAGAGGTACATTGACTTGGCCTTAAAATGTGTGGAGGAATCAAGCTCAGAGAGGCCATGTATGAGCGAGGTGGCTAAGGAGATTGAGAACATAATGGTTTTGGCTGGCATGAACCCTAACATTGCATCAGAAACTACTTCTGCGAGCTTTGGAGCAGCCAACAAGAACTTCAACAGTGATGATGATGCTTCCTTCGAGTACAGTGGTGAACCATATTCTCTAAGAACAGTCCTGCCCAAGTGA